GGAGGGTAGCTAGCTACCCACCACGGTCGTGTAGTCTATAAATACACGGCCAACTAGAGGCCAATACTACACTACTCCGATCCTTCTCTCCTAGCTAGCTGCCATACCACAGCACGTAGTACGTTCTAGCCTCTTCTCCAACTAATAGGTGCTATGGAAAAAACGAATGTCAGGTTGCCCCAGCTGGCTAAGATAgccgcgctcctcctcctcttcatcctcgtaCCCATGGTGCCTCCTTCTCTGAGGGCCCCTTATCTCTACCTCCTCTTCAACGCCCTCGTCGTCGCCCTTGGCGTCGAGGCCGGTTTCCTCTCCGTCTCAACCGGGACCAAGCTAACAGGCCAGCctcctgccgctgccgctgctgctgtAATTCCCAACCACCATCACCACCTTGTCACTTCACAGCCGCCGATCATGGCGGCACCCTTGCCAGGACGACTTAGGGAGGTAAATCTGCTTGCAGATCGCGGTGCTATCAATGAGGTGCTGAGCGTGGCGAAGAAActgaaggaggagatcaagaaaGTCCCGTCCAGGGCGAGCATCTTCTTCATCGGGAGCGCGGACCCCCACGACGCCGGCGAGATCGTCGATGCGACGTCGACGCTCCAAGACAATCAGGCGGGGGAAGGGCGGAAAAGGTGCAAGGTAGACGCCTCCTCCCATGATCTCATGAGCAAGCAGGAACTTTACGCGAAGGCCGACGCGTTCATCGGCAACTTCTACAAGCAGCTCAAGATGCAGAGGGAGGAGTCGTGGAACAAGCTGCAGGACCTGTGCagctaccaccaccaccacaactACAAGGCCAAGGCCTTCTAGAGATTCTCGATCTATACGTACGTATCTAGAGTCTAGATGCATGGTAGCATCTATAtatatgtgcatgcatgcatgtgcagaTACGCTGTTTGTGTGTTGGTACGTAGGGTAACTTTGCTGAGCAGTGGAAGGAGCCGAGAGGAACCAACAGATATTATGTTGTTTGGTTCTCACATTCTTAATTACCTTCATCGACCCATTGATTTGTTTTGGGTTAGAAGATCATAGGAGTCCTTTCCCCTGAAGTATATATATGGACAGTCGTATACACATGTTCTTAACTATATGGCTCGTCTATTTGTAAGTCACCTGAATTTTCTATTTGGTATAAGTCATTTTTCTTTTCCCTCCGTGCTACTACTTTTTTCTCTATCTACACATGCAAGCTTGCATGACGCTTTTCTCTATCTAACCATGTATGGAAAAATGTTTTCTATAAATTActctacttatattcaataaatatttttgcAACTATACATGATCAAATATAGTAAGTCATATGTACTTTAAATTTGGTTCTTACGTTATCAACCCAAATTTTTATTAATCAATTATCGCAGCAACAAGCATGGTATCCTCTAGTTAACTTTAACATTCAAGAATGTAGAGATGGGTAGAAATAAACCACATACAACTTGCAATATAATCTATAAAATTACGATGTGACTCGCTTAAGGTAGAATAAATCAAGGGCATTGATATTACCTTAAAaaggaaatgaagaaaaaaaatcaaatcgaaTGATGATAAAAACTTACACACATATTGCCTAGAAGTTCACTCTTCCACAATCTGCAAGGATGATTTTATGACATTGTAACTTCTAGACAATATTGTGATTTAGTAGTAAACTTCTATACAATGACTAGCCAACGAATCTATGATTATATGattaaaattaatgaactttttcaaatgttgtGAACCTTGTTTAAGTTATTTTTTTATTCATGTTTTCTTTCAAAGTCAGTTGGTCAACTAACCAGTGTCTTCCTTTTTTTCCGCAAAAAAGTATGTTCCGATCGAGGCTCATGTTCTCGTTCGTTTCTTCTAGTTTttcccccttttttccttttccttttttgcttttgcttttttctttcttttcctgtttCTTCACTGGTTTTCTttagttttttgtttctttttttgttggttttctttgtttcttacaTAGTTTTCACTcgtttttcctttgtttttcttgtttcTTCCTGGTTCccactttttttccttttcttttctttgtgtCTTAATGTTTTAGTTTTTCTTTGTTCTTTCTTGAATTTCACAACCATTCCTTTTATTGGtttctttgttttttcctttttattttctttccatTTCCATTGTACCTTTTTGATTTTCTTTGTTTCTCTTTTGGAAAAGGCTATCACTCAACCGACGGATATAGCACGACGTTCGCCGCCTCTCTTGATAGACACGTGGCCTACTGGACCACACACATCTCTCTCCCTAGTCTTATCTCTTACCCAATCTCTCTTCTATACGCAAGTGCCTCAGCGGCAATCAATGTCGTCCACCTTGTCAAAGAGGAGGATGGCGGTGAGGCGACCTGGTCAGGGGTTCAGGGCTCGCCGGCGGCAACGCGATGGCGGGGGCGGGCAGCGCCGCTCCTCCCTCACCACAATCCAGCAGGCTTACGGTGAACGAAGGTGGCGTTTgttaagggatggcaatgggtagggtatgggcgggtacaacctccttctgcccaaacccatacccacAGGAACTTTCTATACCCACCCACTTTAATACCCATGGGCATAAATTGATACCCACGCCCATACCCATCAGGTATCCTGTACCCAATGGGTATCCGTTGGATAacatatatagcatttaaatttgaaaaaaatagaGAAATGAGTCTAAAATTCAAGTGATATGGCCATATGGCCGAGCATTATAGCACCAACATAGCCTCTTCTAATGGGTGGGTTCTTGGAGGTATCAAGGGAGTATGGGCAGCGATTGGTGGAAGCCCGGCCTAGTGGGAATGAGCAGTTGGAACTAGGGTCACTGGATCGATAGTTCAGAGGAGTCCGATGGCGATGAGTCAAGATTTCATCATTTCAAGAAGTCAAATAGGACGTCAGAGGAGTGTTGAGAAGGTGATTGTGGGCCTATGACCTATGGCCGGTTTAGGGAATACAAGATTTAGGGTTGGGCCATATCAGTTAGATACttaccccacatgtcataggaatAATTCTGATTTATTAAATTTTTGGatatccattgggttacccatgggtGCAAGTTaatacccatgccctacccatagATTTTGTaggtatggatacccattacccgTGGGTACAAAATCTTTTAAAGTCATGCCCATGCCCATTGTTTTCGGGTAGGGTACGTGCggatacccatacccatgggcaaaaccgCCATCCctagttttgttttgcaacatccAGTTTGTCGCAGAAACATCAGTGATGTTGCAAAACTTTCTTCCGTAACACCATATAGAGGTGAAGACCAAGAAAAAAAATCTGCAATCACCTCGGTTGCAAAAAGTTTCTACAACAATACCATTGTTGCAAAAAAAGTGAAGACATGATTTTTTTTCTGCAACACAACCTATGTTGCAAAACATATATTCCCGCAACACAACCTATGCTGCATAAAACTCCACAACACAATCTCGGTTACAACTGTTTCCATGACAAGATCATTGTTGCAAAGAAGAGAGAGACGTTCAGCTGATTGATTTTGTCATATCCGATGGCTCGCGAGACGGTGGATTTTTTAAAAAGATCCGTCGTATGACGCGTAGAAGCCCCCATCTCTTTTTGGTTTCCATTGtttttttctttcccttttcgTATAAAACATGAATATATATTTTATACGCAGTTAACATTTTTTCCAAATACATGAAACATTTTTAGTTTACACGTTGAACATTcttttgaaatacatgattaacatgtttttaaacatatatgttttttatgTCTACGATTTTTATTACATAGTATACATTTTTTTATACAACAGGGACATTTTTTATACAAACATTTAACATTTTTCTATCAGGACGACAACAACGACGTTTTCCTAAGACCCAGCGCTCCCTCCTCCTCCCGGGTCGCACGCGCGTGCGGCTCCGGAGGCGCCCCTAACCCTAGGAAACCAGAGGCACCTGATCTCCCTTCcccggccgctgccggcgccggcgccggcgccggcggtggcGGCCACGCTTGGCCGTCGAAGACGGTGGGCGAGGGCGGCGCTCCCTGACGAGCCCCTTCGCACGGAGGCGGGTCGTCCCTGGGGATGCGATGGTGGTGGATGGTCGGCGGTGCGAGGATGCGGCGGGCTTCTCCGGTAGGCGGAGTGGCTCTTGGAGGAGCGGCGGAGTCGATGGGGAGGCAGCAAGGGCGGTGGAGCTGGGTGGCACGTCGGCGCTGCCTGGAGGCGATAGCGATGGATCTCGGCTTCGGAGGCGGCGGCGTTGTGGAAGCTCTGTCAGGAAGGAGCTCCTGACGAGCAGCGGGCGTTCGGCCTCCTCCGCATCGGGGCTGGTGTGGTGTCCGCCAGGTGGTGTTGGCGCTGGAGCGGTGATTGGAGAGGAGGGTCAGATCTGGATCTTTCCGGATTTGATCTGGGCCGAAGGGGATGGGGTCATTGCGTGGATGTCCCCTGGAGCGGGTGGCGACCACGGTGATGACCCTGATCCATGGCCGAGGTGTCGGGAGGCTGCTGGCTGAGGTTGGTGGTGGATGTTGGGGCCGCATTCCTCTCTGCTTGCCCCAAACCTTGGAGGTGGGGCGATGTGCGGCGTTACGGATGAAAATCTTGTCCGATTTTGCTGGGCCGGCGGCGATGGCACCCGTGGGTGTCTtacccctccttggaggcgtcgtcgaGGTGCGTCGAGATCCCCTCGCTCGCTTGGTGTTGGTAGTTGTCTCCGGGTGAAAGCCTTGATTCGGTGCAGGATCGGCACGATGGCGGCGTCCTCGACGTCGTCCCTCTGGTGGGAGCATTGTGTCTGGAGACACGGGTTGGAGGTTCTTCGTTGCGCTCCTCCGGCGCTCGCCACTGTTCATGATCGATCATCCGCGACGCAATGTACGGTCGTCGCTAGTGATTCCAAGACGATACCTTTCTCGAGTCTGATCGGTCCCGCCATTCTCCTGCCATCTCCTTTAGGCATTAAGGGTGGATGGTGCATCGGCAAGGGATGCTCGGTGGGAGTTGCAGTTCTTCGGAGGTGGCTGGCATCAACTGAGACGCGGCGAGGTTTTTCTGTTTTGGGCAAGTTCCTTTGCGTTGTAGTGGTGTTGTCGTAGGTGGCTGTCTTTGGACTAGCCGGATGTGGAGTTCATGCTACACTTGTTGTTCGCAGCGAGTTGTAGTCATCTTGTATTTGTATTTCTCTcttcttctataaagctatggtacgcaatttgcgtactctcgaaaaaaacaTTTTTCTATCACATGATTAAATTTTGAAAAACATATTTTTTGGCTACTTTATTATACACATTGTACACTTTTATACATCATTAACAGCTTTTTATACACATGtgtaacatttttaaatacatgattaacattctcTTAAATGCATTTTTATGTCTATTTTTTTGTATATGCCAGGAACATTTTTCTTATATAAATGTATCATTTTCTAAATAAATgtttaatattatatatatattttcttACATACTGTACATTGTTTTATACATCATAACAATTTTTCTACAcctttaacatttttaaaatgcatgattAAAATTTGTAAATACAGAATGTAAGTTTATTTTTAttaatatatatttaaattatttcgATATATAAgtaaaagtaaaaaagtaaaaaataaaagaaaaaatgtgaaaaagggaagaagaagaagaaaaagctaTGGATGCCTGTGGCCACTGCTGGCCGATCAATTATGGGCTGCTCCTTGTGGCTTACTAACCTCTTAGAATCGGGTTTGTGGGCTGAACCCCGCAGTTGGACCATCTAGCTGACCGCGGTAGAAAGCCTTGGGGCCCAGTTGTAGGTGGTGACGAGACCGCGCTGGAGGATTGGAGCTCAAGCTGCCGCCGCCGGAGGTAGGGCAGCTCGCTCCTGGAAAGCAGAGGAGAAGCGAGGGGTGGAGAGGCGCCAGCTGGAGTGAACCTGACGAGAGCTCTTGGTGGAGCGGCGGAGCGGCGGGCActgaggagcgggcggcggcggcctggaggaGTGGAGTAACTTCGCCCACGACTCTGGTAAAAACAAAATTCGCCCCTCAAATCCCAGTTTTGCTGATTAATCAAGATGAGAGTGAATATTTGTGTAAGTAAATAGTTCGCCCCGGTTAATCTTGGAATCTTGCCTCTCAACAGACAAAATTTGAACACTCCCTAAAAATCCAAATTTTGATCACAACTCAGGTTTCCAAAGCAAGACAGAACAAGAAATTTTGTTACAACTCCGCCATTGTAATACAATTTGAAGTCCGATACTTCTGCAATATATATGCATAGGTTGAAATATTATTGCAGTGTATCTTCGTTGCTCAGGTTAGGTCTTTTCATTCATCACCATCACCGTATGGAGGCGACTGCAATCTACGATTCTCGGCTTGGGACCTGGGTTATGGTGTCCGATGGAGAAACTCCGACAAGTGCGGTCTTGGATGGGCTCCTGTCACATGCGTCTATGTTGTTCCGAGGGGTGGAGAGCGCTCTCTGTGTTGGAGCAGCCTTCGGTTTGTGCTGGGCAGCTTGGAGGTACTACGAGCGCAACTCGTGCCTGCGCAGCTACGGCCGTGACATGACGAGTGTTTTGACAAAAAACTATCATTTTAGAGGTTtgcgtcccacagaactaccactttaAAAAAAATGATCGAAAACTATCAAAATTTTctaattttgtgactaaaaactaccatttTTAGATAATGACTAGTTTAGACTATTTAAGCGTGTTTATGACAGGCAGGGCCCATCTGTCAGCGCTAACATGGCGTCAAAGTCAACTTCACAGGAGAGCGGACGCCGCTCGCCTTGCCTATCCCCGAGATCTGGGGCGTCAATGGAGTTTTGCCAGCGTTCCACCCGGCTACGACCACCGGACCGCATTAGGGCCCTCCCCGACGACCTGCTCCTCATCCTTGCCCGCTTCCGCTGCGCCCGGGCCGCCGCGGGCACCGGCCTCTTCTGGCGTCGGTGGTGCGCCCTCACGGCCCGCCCACGTCAActcgctgccccgcgccgccgcgcggCTCAAGACGGAGGAGCTCGTCTTCGACCTCCGCTCCGATCTGGTCGACGGCTCCCTCGTAGTCGACCTGCCCTGCCTGCGTCGTGCCACCTCCTCTTCATCCTCCGCGTGCCCGACGGCGCAGAATTCGGGCAGCAGCAGTCTCGCCCAGCAGCAAGGGCTCGCCGCGATGGTGGCCTCCCTTCGAGCTGGAGGCTCCGGCCTCCCTCTCGCCTCCTGCGATGACCGCCGGGGAGCCGGGATGCACAAAAGCTGTTTGTGAAAATGGCAAGGAAAGataaagagaggaggaagaagaatgacGTGTGGGTCCCAACTGTAATAATGGTCAACTGAACAGTCAACATGTTTAAATCGTCTAAACTGGTCATTatctgaaagtggtagtttttagtcacaaaattaaaaaaatttggTAGTTTTCGGTCACTTTTTTTTAAGTGGTAGTTATGTGGGACGCGAACCCCTAAAATGATAGTTTTTTGTCAAACACTCTGACATGACCGGCAGCAAGCAGGCAGCCAGCCCGGTGGTCGGCCGGGACAGCGAGATAGACCGTGTTGTCTCCATCCTCTGCCGCAAGACCAAGAACTGTGCCGCGCTGGTCGGTGCTGCAGGAGTTGGCAAGACGGCCATCGCCGAGGGCCTTGCACAGCGCATCGCTGCCGGGAAGGTCCCTGCGGCACTCGCCGGGGCACGCGTCGTGGAGGTTGATCTCACGGCGATGGTTTCTGGGACTGTGTTCCGTGGCATGTTCGAGGAAGGCATAAAAAGCGTGATAAAATAGGCGGAGGACTCAGGTGGCAAGATAGTTCTCTTCATCGACGAGATGCGCCGGTGATGGGATGGGGGGATGCCAGGACGCTGCCAATATGCTCAAGCCAGCGTTGGCCCGTGGTCGTATCCGTTGTGTGGGTGCGACGACTTTTGATGATTACCGTAAGTACATTGAGAAGGATGCCGCACTCGAGCGGCGGTTCCAGAAGGTGCACGTTGAGGAGCCTAGCGCGCAGGCCACCATTGCCATGCTGCGGGCGCTAAAGCAGCAGTATGAACAGCACCACGGCTTAGAAATCCAAGATGCCGCTCTTGTTGCTGCCGTGCAGCTCGCTGGCCGTTACATCACGGGTGAGGAATTAATTTTCGACGCGTTTGGTTCGTGCCATTTTTGCTGTCTCCCGAATACAGTGGATCACGATTACATTACCAGCGTTTGTTTCGGCAGCGTCGGTTTCAGCTCCCGTGTAATTGTAAACCGTCCTTCACAAAATCGAAAACACCCGATACAGCCTGGTATGGAATAACGACGCTCGTCCTGATCGTTTTCTTCCGCGTGAGGACCAAGAAGCAGCGACTTGCAGTACCATCGCCGTATCAATTCACCGCCGCTAAGCGTCGCGGATCTCCAGTCACCTCCGCCGCTGAGCGCCGCCGATCTCCAGTCGCCTCCACCGCCAAGCGCCGGCGATCTCCAGTTGCCTCTGCCGTGGGCGCCGCTGATCTCCATTCGCCGCCGCGGTCGTCGTGGGTACCGCCGCCGATCTCGCTTCACCGACGTCATGGGCAGCGCCGCTGATGTCGCTTCGCTGCCGTGAGCAGCGGCGTTGTTCTGAACGGCTGGCGATCTCATTTTCCGTCAAGGGCCATCCCAGCCATCGTCCGTCGTCCGGTCCTCCGGCATAGTCTACAAGGCTGGCGACGGTACTCCACGGTCTTCCTATTCCTTTACGTGAACCAAACACATCATGTAATCACGTAGCCCCAATCTATTACAGTGTATTCTCATTACAACAGTGAATACATTACCTGAGCTTCAACCAAACGCGTCGTTTATTCCTTTTGTTTCCAGAGGTGATTAGTAGATGCATGAACTCATCTAGTTTATTATAGGAAATCTAATGAAACATGAAGGGAAGAAAGAGGGTTATATATGATCTTTAATTGGTTATCGTCAGATGTTCATTCTTGTTAAGGTCCACTAGCTCACATGCTAAACCATGTTGCAACCTGTACATTCAGTTTTGTTTGGCTTAACTAATGTATAAATCATGTATACGGTATTGAACAAATTCATGATAGTGTCAGATGCATCAATTAATGGAGCAGGTGCTATCTTTCTGCCGACTTGCTCCCATGATTGGCAAGAATgtatatatgttggagttaattgATGTCTACTGTAGGTCGTCCATTTCCTGATAAGGCAATTGACCTCATTGATGAGGCTGGTGCCACAGCAGCCAAAACAATGATGCCAGTTGGTGATCAAGAAGAGAATGTGATCACTCTGCAGAGTAGCTCTAAAAATGCAGTGAAGGAGGCAATTGTTTGCCCTAATCATGTCGCACAAGTAGGCATTCTCTTCCTAATGACAGTTTTGTAATGTTTTGATCGACGAGATATGCTTGTTATGCAGATTTTAACATTGTTATTTGAAGGTTGTGAGCCAATGGACTGGAATTCCTGTCACTGCGCTTGACCAAGAGGAGAAGGACAGACTAATCCACCTAGCGAGCAGACTGCGGGAGCGAGTTGTTGGCCAGGATGAAGCTGTAAATCTGGTTGCACAAGCAGTGTTACGTTCCAGAGCCGGCTTTGATCAGCCTGGCCAACCCATAGGCTCTTTTCTCTTCTTAGGCTCGACTGGTGTTGGAAAGACAGAGCTTGCAAAAGCTCTTGCTGTGCAGTTATTTGACAGCGAGAAGATGTTAGTTCGCTTTGACATGTCTGAATATGTTGACAGGGGATCCGTGCTGCGTCTCATCGGAGCACCTCCAAGGTTTAATTTGTATATCTTTTTGAACATGCATTACTTTCTCATATCATACTTTAATTTCACTGATCGTAATTGCTTTATTTGTTCCTTCTTAAAGCTATAAAGGCCATGAAGACGGTGGACAATTGACGGAGAAAATCAGGAGACATCCATACAGTGTTATCCTTTTTGATGAGGTGGAGAAGGCAGATCCATCGGTGTTGAACCTTTTTATTCAACTTCTGGATGATGGTGTGTTGATAGATGGGAAAGGCCGGACCGTAAATTTCAAGAACACCATCATCATTATGACTTCAAATCTAGGAGCGGAGCACCTAACAGCAGGAATGGCTGGAAAAATCACAATGGAAGCTGCACGGGACCTTGTGATGCAACAGGTTTGTGTATACAAGAGACTGCTGTTGTGAAGTCACCAGTAGAAACATGCTTAATGCCATGTACATTTGTTCTTGCAGGTTcagaaacacttcaaacccgagcTTCGCAACAGAATGAGTGAGATTGTGATATTTGAGCCGCTGTCGCACGACAATCTTAAGGAGATTGTGAAAATCCAGATGAAGAGCATTGTCGCCAGCATAGCTAGCAGGGGCATCTCTCTATGTGCGAGTGATGCCGCGCTGGACGTGGTTTTGTCAGAATCTTACAACCCAGTAAGCACAGCTTCCTTTCAAACCTGAGGCAATATTAGTCTCATGTTTAAGGTAACAACGTTTATATTTTGGTAACCATCCATGCTTAATTTGTCCCGCACCCGCGGATGTATGGCGCAAGGTCTGTAAAGAGGTGGTTGCTGAAGAATGTGATGACTGATCTCTCCGAGATGCTGGTCAGCGGACGAATCTGTGAAGGCTCCTCGGTCTCCATTGACGCTGCCAATGACAAGGGTCTTAAGTTTGAAGTAGTGACGTAGGTGTCAGATCCGTGACGCAACAATCCAACTCCCCGGTGACTGCGAGACTGTGTAGCTTTCTTTGGCATGACAACTAGGGATTTCTGAAATTTATTTGTGTTTTGGCGGATGAGTTTCTCGTTCATCAGTGGCGTGTATATATACTATGCACGTGATGATTCAACAGGTGGCCCTCGTAGTTTATAGCAGTAACTAGTTTTAAATGCTAattttctatatctaaatagctagcccccactaacctatttctctcaacatgcaagcatgacaCCTTATCAAGCAACATGCATTAGAAAAGACCCACGTCAACATTCAATGAGTCATAGGAAAAGATTAacttcaacatgcaaacatgcatgataTATTTAGTAAATATTTTGCAAAAATACAATAATCTAACACAAATAACAATGTGTATTTTTAGTTTTAGCTCACATATTATTTCTCCGAATATTCTTATTTccataaaattattaatatcttaGAAATGTATTGCAAAATATTCtcgcaacaacgtgcggggcatCGTCTAGTGCTAAAGAATTTATCAGGCTGCACCACAGTACAAACTTCTAGTGTAGACTTGCAAATGGAGATGATAAAACAACCTTCTATTGTAGACACATTGTCACTACACCCAATCCAAGTATAGAACATTGAATCTCGTGTTATCATCTTAACTCAGTATATTCTCTCAAAGCTAAGAAAAGGAAATTAGGATTAGCCCAAGTAGGTTGCGCACTTGGGCTACGATAACGCAGCACGAGAACATCCCGATTCACCAGTACTTATATACGAAGGTTCGCACAAGATGGCTTCATGGATGGTCCTTCTACCttcccataatttactccaaccaCCCTATATCTAATCTTCACACTCTTTTTTTGCTCTATCTAATGCTACTTCTTCTACTCACATACATACACATATCTGTTATAATAACGTTGAGGTCTGAatctccttcctcttctccttctcatTAGTAGGAAAAAAAATCTGTGAACCTAGTACGTCCAATACTCACTAGTTTGTTGACCTTTCGGCATGGGAGGTATTAGGATGCAGAAGGTGATGCTGTGGCTTCTCTTGAGACCCGACATGAGTGGTGCTCCCTTTCCTACTACAGCCTAGTAGGACTCATGTATGCCCAGCTTCACATTAGAGCTAAGACACGTGGGACACTTCAAAACCTATCGTCTCCGCCCTGGAAAATGTCTATGGGTCATGTCTGATGAACTAGACAATCGTGGAGTGTTTCGTGTGTGCGTAAGATTCTAATTTTATTCTCGATCTCTGAACCTCCATGTGAAGCTAATTAAGAGAGTGATCTGGGAGATAGGGACTAACTAGATTACTCTCTTTAGTTTCAAATTAACTTTCAACATTCTCAAAGAAACTTCGTATGATTTCGATTCACAGAGCACAGAGTTTGTCCGACAGAGATCATATGGGTCCAATATATAGCTCTATATCCCTACTAACTTCAAGAAATACAACATGGTTTGGGACTTCATAGGAAAAATATCATTTTGTCAAATGCATGTGTTTCCTTACTGTAGGATCCGGAAAACCAAATTCCGGTGTTACATTTTGTCAAGTTATTGCGTTTCTAGAAGCTCCATGGACGGTACTGGAACACACACAAGGGCGTAGATTTCCACCTGTTCTTCAAGTTCCATAAACTAAAGTGGTTGCTGTTCCGTAAGATATGTTTCCTGTAAGAAGTACTCACTCTGTCcgaaaaagtttgtccctcaaatggatgtatctagcactaattgggaattagtgctagatacatccatttgagggacaagcttgggacaagtttttttttccggacagagggagtagttcctATCGTGATTTAGATGCGCTTGTTCATGTTCACTTCTACCATTATCAACACAATAATAATGGTTATCAGAAATTCAAGATCAAACCTCACGACCAGAGACGGAGTATTTTGTGAAAGAGCTGATTCAATATATTTTACAAACCCGTGCACCTTACAATCAGACAAAGTTCAGTGATAAAAAACTCCATGCACCTTATGATCGGACAACGTTCAGTGATCCTAtcccgcaaaaaaataaaataaaatttcagTGATCCTTACATAATTCGGTAGGTAATTCGTGGACTGTTAGTATGTCCATCGTTTTACTGAACTCCACCTGTCTCTTGATTTTTTAACAAAAGGCAAGTGTATCTTCAGTGAATATGCAAGAGTTTATGTACACGCAAATGGAAAAGGAAGTTCTATATATGGGCGTGCCATTGCAACACTTAGCCTTGTTCTTGGTAAAAACAAAACAGTTGGGCCCTTGGCTGTCTCGATGATACGCATCCATATTCTGCTCACATCATCACATCTTTATTCCACTTCTATATATGCTCCTCTTAATGTACAATAtactactttttttttcttttttgcttttactcCTTTCACGTTCCATGTTCCATGTTTCAACTGCCTCTTCTTTATTCGCACACCTTCTTATTGGCTCCGTTTATTTAT
The sequence above is drawn from the Triticum aestivum cultivar Chinese Spring chromosome 7A, IWGSC CS RefSeq v2.1, whole genome shotgun sequence genome and encodes:
- the LOC123154358 gene encoding chaperone protein ClpB, translating into MGGCQDAANMLKPALARGRIRCVGATTFDDYRKYIEKDAALERRFQKVHVEEPSAQATIAMLRALKQQYEQHHGLEIQDAALVAAVQLAGRYITGRPFPDKAIDLIDEAGATAAKTMMPVGDQEENVITLQSSSKNAVKEAIVCPNHVAQVVSQWTGIPVTALDQEEKDRLIHLASRLRERVVGQDEAVNLVAQAVLRSRAGFDQPGQPIGSFLFLGSTGVGKTELAKALAVQLFDSEKMLVRFDMSEYVDRGSVLRLIGAPPSYKGHEDGGQLTEKIRRHPYSVILFDEVEKADPSVLNLFIQLLDDGVLIDGKGRTVNFKNTIIIMTSNLGAEHLTAGMAGKITMEAARDLVMQQVQKHFKPELRNRMSEIVIFEPLSHDNLKEIVKIQMKSIVASIASRGISLCASDAALDVVLSESYNPVCKEVVAEECDD
- the LOC123154357 gene encoding uncharacterized protein, encoding MEKTNVRLPQLAKIAALLLLFILVPMVPPSLRAPYLYLLFNALVVALGVEAGFLSVSTGTKLTGQPPAAAAAAVIPNHHHHLVTSQPPIMAAPLPGRLREVNLLADRGAINEVLSVAKKLKEEIKKVPSRASIFFIGSADPHDAGEIVDATSTLQDNQAGEGRKRCKVDASSHDLMSKQELYAKADAFIGNFYKQLKMQREESWNKLQDLCSYHHHHNYKAKAF